One genomic window of Dermacentor andersoni chromosome 8, qqDerAnde1_hic_scaffold, whole genome shotgun sequence includes the following:
- the LOC126529111 gene encoding casein kinase I-like isoform X1, with protein MELRVGNKYRLGRKIGSGSFGDIYLGTNITTGEEVAIKLECIKTKHPQLHIESKFYKMMQGGVGIPLIKWCGSEGDYNVMVMELLGPSLEDLFNFCNRKFSLKTVLLLADQLVSRVEYIHSKNFIHRDIKPDNFLMGLGKKGNLVYIIDFGLAKKYRDSRTHNHIPYRENKNLTGTARYASINTHLGIEQSRRDDLESLGYVLMYFNRGSLPWQGLRAATKRQKYERISEKKMSTPIEELCRSFPSEFATYLNYCRSLRFDEKPDYSYLRQLLRNLFHRQGFTYDYVFDWNMLKFGGNRSQAGGAEAGATGVVGAEGGPEVGHRAQGGTQQAHHASTAASRGLPPTTASGSQRPPYRGTFLSGMNGEQHAMPASPPYPPWRKGADHHNAASGALTKSGVAKASDR; from the exons ATGGAGCTTCGAGTCGGCAACAAGTACCGGCTCGGACGGAAAATTGGCAGCGGATCCTTCGGGGATATTTATTTGG GGACAAACATAACCACGGGGGAAGAGGTGGCCATCAAGCTCGAGTGCATCAAGACGAAGCACCCACAACTGCACATCGAGTCCAAGTTCTACAAGATGATGCAGGGAGGTGTCGGCATCCCCCTCATTAAGTGGTGCGGCTCTGAGGGCGACTATAACGTCATGGTGATGGAGCTGCTCGGCCCCTCGCTCGAGGACCTGTTCAACTTCTGCAACCGCAAGTTCTCGCTCAAGACGGTGCTGCTGCTGGCAGACCAGCTTGTGTCGCGTGTCGAGTACATTCACTCGAAGAACTTCATCCATCGCGACATCAAGCCAGACAACTTCCTCATGGGCCTGGGCAAGAAGGGCAACCTGGTGTACATCATTGACTTTGGGCTGGCCAAGAAGTACCGGGACTCGCGGACGCACAACCACATCCCCTACCGGGAGAACAAGAACCTGACGGGCACAGCACGCTATGCCTCGATCAACACGCACCTGGGCATTGAGCAGAGTCGCCGGGACGACCTGGAGAGCCTCGGCTACGTGCTGATGTACTTCAACCGGGGCAGCCTGCCCTGGCAGGGACTGCGGGCGGCCACCAAGCGGCAGAAGTATGAACGCATCAGCGAGAAGAAGATGTCGACGCCCATTGAGGAACTCTGTCGCAGCTTCCCCTCGGAGTTTGCCACCTACCTGAACTACTGCCGGTCGTTGCGCTTTGACGAGAAGCCCGACTACTCGTACCTGCGGCAGCTCCTACGCAACCTCTTCCATAGGCAGGGCTTCACCTACGACTACGTGTTTGACTGGAACATGCTCAAGTTT GGCGGCAATCGGAGCCAGGCTGGCGGTGCCGAGGCAGGGGCCACGGGAGTGGTCGGGGCCGAGGGGGGGCCAGAGGTGGGTCACCGAGCCCAGGGGGGCACCCAGCAGGCGCACCACGCGTCGACGGCGGCCTCGCGGGGCCTTCCCCCAACGACGGCGTCGGGCTCGCAGCGGCCCCCGTACCGAGGGACCTTCCTGAGCGGCATGAACGGCGAGCAGCACGCCATGCCCGCATCTCCCCCCTACCCCCCCTGGAGGAAGGGCGCCGACCATCACAACGCCGCTTCCGGAGCGCTCACAAAG
- the PolD2 gene encoding DNA polymerase delta subunit 2, with amino-acid sequence MPMAVDGKLTEVKYTRPECAFCDLSDRFTLPDRTFNRQYAAFYCARYQAVRSFLEDRAKEKWGKLDVPLATLCDLVEDKRSVVVGTLFKIMELQPSILKEISEEHHIAPQPQRSHFTDNADSLVLEDDKQRLALSGDIDVHTHVTGVPVALLGRVRTDGRFAVEDFCYADPPEQIKRPLLEADMFVLLISGVGLTEKADSLLPFQLLIDYVSGFLGCDADQEKASRVVRVILAGNSLRQKGSSKDMARAKFSVRKESSADASVARLLDTLLEQLSRSVEVDVMPGLSDPAASLLPQQPMHPCLFPGASQRASLRCVTNPYQFELDGLRILGTSGQNVTDIQRYSKLTCPLEIMEKTMQWRHLAPTCPDTLSCYPFTDQDPFILDSCPHVYFVGNQKKFATKLYKSEQGQTVRLIAVPSFCKTFTCVWLNMRTLECEPMSFEVNT; translated from the exons ATGCCCATGGCTGTTGACGGCAAACTGACCGAGGTCAAGTACACAAGGCCAGAGTGCGCTTTTTGTGACCTCAGCGACCGATTTACGCTGCCCGATCGCACGTTCAACCGGCAGTATGCCGCCTTCTACTGCGCCCGTTACCAAGCCGTGCGTTCCTTTCTAGAAGACCGAGCCAAGGAAAAATGGG GCAAGCTGGACGTTCCGCTCGCAACACTGTGCGACCTCGTCGAGGACAAGAGATCAGTCGTCGTAGGTACACTGTTCAAGATCATGGAACTCCAGCCGAGCATCTTGAAGGAAATCAGCGAGGAG CACCACATCGCGCCGCAGCCTCAACGCAGCCACTTCACGGACAACGCAGACTCGCTCGTCCTCGAAGACGACAAGCAGCGGCTAGCTCTCTCCGGGGACATCGACGTTCACACTCACGTAACAG GTGTTCCCGTAGCGCTGCTGGGTCGAGTGAGAACGGATGGTCGCTTCGCCGTGGAGGACTTCTGCTACGCCGACCCGCCGGAGCAAATCAAGAGGCCGCTCCTCGAGGCTGACAT GTTCGTGCTCTTGATCTCGGGAGTGGGCCTGACCGAGAAAGCAGACAGCCTGCTGCCCTTTCAGCTGCTCATAGATTACGTGTCGGGCTTCCTCGGCTGTGATGCTGACCAGGAGAAGGCATCACGTGTCGTCCGCGTCATCTTGGCTGGCAATAGCCTACGGCAGAAGGGCTCGAGCAAGGACATGGCTCGG GCCAAGTTTTCCGTTCGCAAGGAGTCGTCTGCGGATGCCAGCGTGGCACGGCTTCTGGACACCCTCTTGGAGCAGCTTTCA CGTTCCGTGGAAGTGGATGTCATGCCCGGCCTGTCGGATCCTGCTGCCAGCCTCCTTCCCCAGCAGCCCATGCACCCCTGCCTCTTTCCCGGTGCTTCGCAGCGAGCCTCGCTGCGATGCGTCACCAATCCTTACCAATTCGAGTTGGACGGCCTGAG AATCCTGGGAACGTCGGGACAGAATGTGACAGACATCCAACGCTATAGCAAGCTCACCTGTCCCTTGGAGATCATGGAGAAGACAATGCAATGGCGCCATCTGGCGCCGACATGTCCAGACACGCTGT CGTGCTACCCATTTACGGATCAAGACCCGTTCATTCTGGATTCGTGCCCGCATGTTTATTTCGTGGGCAACCAAAAGAAGTTTGCGACGAAGCTGTACAAAA GTGAGCAGGGGCAGACGGTTCGTCTGATAGCCGTGCCATCTTTCTGCAAGACGTTCACCTGTGTCTGGCTAAATATGAGAACTCTGGAGTGTGAGCCAATGAGCTTTGAAGTTAACACATAA
- the LOC126529111 gene encoding casein kinase I-like isoform X2 — MMQGGVGIPLIKWCGSEGDYNVMVMELLGPSLEDLFNFCNRKFSLKTVLLLADQLVSRVEYIHSKNFIHRDIKPDNFLMGLGKKGNLVYIIDFGLAKKYRDSRTHNHIPYRENKNLTGTARYASINTHLGIEQSRRDDLESLGYVLMYFNRGSLPWQGLRAATKRQKYERISEKKMSTPIEELCRSFPSEFATYLNYCRSLRFDEKPDYSYLRQLLRNLFHRQGFTYDYVFDWNMLKFGGNRSQAGGAEAGATGVVGAEGGPEVGHRAQGGTQQAHHASTAASRGLPPTTASGSQRPPYRGTFLSGMNGEQHAMPASPPYPPWRKGADHHNAASGALTKSGVAKASDR; from the exons ATGATGCAGGGAGGTGTCGGCATCCCCCTCATTAAGTGGTGCGGCTCTGAGGGCGACTATAACGTCATGGTGATGGAGCTGCTCGGCCCCTCGCTCGAGGACCTGTTCAACTTCTGCAACCGCAAGTTCTCGCTCAAGACGGTGCTGCTGCTGGCAGACCAGCTTGTGTCGCGTGTCGAGTACATTCACTCGAAGAACTTCATCCATCGCGACATCAAGCCAGACAACTTCCTCATGGGCCTGGGCAAGAAGGGCAACCTGGTGTACATCATTGACTTTGGGCTGGCCAAGAAGTACCGGGACTCGCGGACGCACAACCACATCCCCTACCGGGAGAACAAGAACCTGACGGGCACAGCACGCTATGCCTCGATCAACACGCACCTGGGCATTGAGCAGAGTCGCCGGGACGACCTGGAGAGCCTCGGCTACGTGCTGATGTACTTCAACCGGGGCAGCCTGCCCTGGCAGGGACTGCGGGCGGCCACCAAGCGGCAGAAGTATGAACGCATCAGCGAGAAGAAGATGTCGACGCCCATTGAGGAACTCTGTCGCAGCTTCCCCTCGGAGTTTGCCACCTACCTGAACTACTGCCGGTCGTTGCGCTTTGACGAGAAGCCCGACTACTCGTACCTGCGGCAGCTCCTACGCAACCTCTTCCATAGGCAGGGCTTCACCTACGACTACGTGTTTGACTGGAACATGCTCAAGTTT GGCGGCAATCGGAGCCAGGCTGGCGGTGCCGAGGCAGGGGCCACGGGAGTGGTCGGGGCCGAGGGGGGGCCAGAGGTGGGTCACCGAGCCCAGGGGGGCACCCAGCAGGCGCACCACGCGTCGACGGCGGCCTCGCGGGGCCTTCCCCCAACGACGGCGTCGGGCTCGCAGCGGCCCCCGTACCGAGGGACCTTCCTGAGCGGCATGAACGGCGAGCAGCACGCCATGCCCGCATCTCCCCCCTACCCCCCCTGGAGGAAGGGCGCCGACCATCACAACGCCGCTTCCGGAGCGCTCACAAAG